The following proteins are co-located in the Nocardia bhagyanarayanae genome:
- the aztD gene encoding zinc metallochaperone AztD: MHFRPKNGSALALSGLLTAALALAGCGSDEAEPAGKRIAEPVAVTYDGGIHVLDGATLELRGSTALEGFNRLNPAGDDRHLMVSHKDTFRVYDAVAAEFTDVEFPGAKPGHVVQHAGRTVLFADGTGEVTSFDPVRLTDGKPATEVYKAATPHHGVAIELADGSLVVTLGTEEKRTGIAVLDSQRKEIARNEDCPGVHGEAIAAGDTVVVGCQTGALVYRGGVITKVASPTPYGRIGNQAGSPESTVVLGDYKKDKDAELERPQQVSLIDTVTGTLRLVDIGTSYTFRSLGRGPQGEALVLGTDGRIHVIDPVAGTVTRTIPVIDSWQEPLKWQQARPALFVRGGVAYVSDPATKKVHRVDLAAGAVTASVTLPDSPNELSGVLAH; the protein is encoded by the coding sequence ATGCACTTTCGGCCAAAGAACGGCAGTGCGCTCGCGCTGTCGGGTCTGCTCACCGCGGCGCTGGCGCTGGCCGGATGCGGCTCGGACGAGGCCGAGCCCGCGGGCAAGCGGATCGCCGAGCCCGTCGCGGTCACCTACGACGGCGGCATCCACGTGCTCGATGGCGCGACGCTCGAATTGCGCGGCAGCACAGCGCTCGAAGGCTTCAACCGCCTCAACCCGGCGGGCGACGACCGGCATCTGATGGTGTCGCACAAGGACACGTTCCGGGTCTACGACGCCGTGGCGGCCGAGTTCACCGATGTCGAATTCCCCGGCGCCAAGCCGGGTCACGTGGTCCAGCACGCCGGGCGGACGGTGCTGTTCGCCGACGGTACCGGCGAAGTCACCTCGTTCGACCCGGTGCGGTTGACCGACGGAAAACCCGCCACCGAGGTCTACAAGGCAGCCACGCCGCACCACGGCGTCGCCATCGAGCTGGCCGACGGGTCGCTGGTCGTCACGCTCGGCACCGAGGAGAAGCGCACCGGTATCGCGGTGCTCGATTCCCAGCGCAAGGAGATCGCCCGCAACGAGGACTGCCCCGGTGTGCACGGCGAGGCCATCGCCGCGGGCGACACCGTGGTCGTCGGCTGCCAGACCGGCGCGCTGGTCTACCGCGGCGGCGTCATCACCAAGGTGGCGAGCCCGACGCCCTACGGCCGCATCGGCAACCAGGCCGGCAGCCCGGAATCGACCGTCGTGCTCGGCGACTACAAGAAGGACAAGGACGCGGAACTCGAACGGCCGCAGCAGGTCTCACTGATCGACACGGTCACCGGCACGCTGCGGCTCGTCGACATCGGCACCAGCTACACGTTCCGTTCGCTCGGCCGCGGCCCGCAGGGTGAGGCGCTGGTGCTCGGCACCGACGGCCGCATCCACGTCATCGATCCGGTCGCGGGAACGGTCACCCGCACCATCCCGGTCATCGACTCCTGGCAGGAACCGCTGAAGTGGCAGCAGGCCCGCCCGGCCCTGTTCGTCCGCGGCGGCGTCGCCTACGTCTCCGACCCGGCCACCAAGAAGGTGCACCGCGTCGACCTCGCCGCGGGCGCGGTCACCGCGTCGGTCACCCTGCCGGACAGCCCGAACGAGTTGAGCGGCGTTCTCGCCCACTGA